Part of the Vigna unguiculata cultivar IT97K-499-35 chromosome 3, ASM411807v1, whole genome shotgun sequence genome, ATTATAGAGTTGTATTTAATTTGTCAATGTGAATCCGGTACTGTACATGCCTTGTGATGCATACAAACCCTTACACTCCCACCTTTTGTCACACAcatattcatcttcttcactATCTTCATCAATGACTTTTAACCATCAACATAGTTGCAACACTCCGCACAAAAACCATGTTGGCCTCACCATCAGGACACCTTCAACCACGTCTGCAACTAACATTGACAAAAGTGTTTGCAGTTTCTTAATATCAACGACAAACACATTACATATAAGGTAAATCCCACTTTCCTGTAGCATTCTCAGGAGTTGGAAATTCAAACGTTTCTTCATAGCATAAATCTATGAAACAACGATTAATTGTAAATAACCTGAGACTGAAAAATTTAGATGTAACAGTAAACAGCTGTTAGAAGACGGGTTGAAATGCATGTTTAAGGAAACAAAAATATCCCAAATATCCCTACCGATATAGATAGAGAATAGCAGCGGATATCTTCAGTCTCCTGGCAACTGGTATATTCATCATATCCTCTGGCTAAATAACATATGAAAGGTATTCgtaaattcaaaaatacattttgCAATCATCtcaaaatattcatttcaaaACATCTTCTGGAAATATCTTACACAAtccaaaattcatttaaaaatacaaagcAAGGGTGAAGGATAAGTTTGAgctttttattataactttaatgAGAGCTAAAAGGAATGTGCAGGAAAAAACAACGGGGGCCATGTATTTTTTTGAAAGCAAACTCAATCATTGAAATTCTAGGTTATTTCTTCCAGCACCTTAATTTATTCTTGCACCCCataaaatccatatgtaccaaATTATCTCtcaccaaaataataattaaaagctaAAAGTTACTCATAATATGCAAAAAACATAATATGTTTTTGCCTATATTTTTGGAAACTCTCTCTTTTTGTGTAATTGTTTCCATGATATGCAAAAACATATTTCACATTCTGTCTAATCAGAGAACTTGCTCTAATTTATAGCCTTTCcttttatattcttaattgaCATGTGCTAACGAAACAtagaaaatatgatttaaaaaaatattaactaattcTAGACATATTGCTGGTGAGATGGAGCAAATTTTGCATGGGAAAGCTGAGAAATATTGGACAAAGTCAAATTGATATGATGCTTAAGCAGATGCATTAAAGTAAATAAGTTGCATGATTGAAAACGATACCTTTATTCATGAGGCAACGGTCCGATTCTAAAAAGATACTTACACTTTGGGCTATTAAAATTGTCACAGATATTACAAATTCTGTATAAAatttcacacacacaaaaaaagaaaaaaacaatggaCCAAGATCATAAGCTGAAATGATGGGTGAAAACATCTTTTATGTTAAGCAAATGGTTAGTTTTGAACATAGTTGACTTGTTAAAAAGTTGTTTCAAAAAggcaaattataaaatatctattCTTTTACAGGGTGCCTAGAAACAGGAAGCAGTTGCCGTTGATGGAGGTAATCTGTGGAATCTTATCACCATATGTCTCTTATTATTACAGGTTGTTGTAAGGTTGATGGTGTTGTGTGGGGCCATTGATCAGTGAAAGTTGTAATTTAATTTCCTATTCATTAATAAGCTGTAATTTATGGTGTCCCTGCCAACacacatttctaatttttcatcCATCTGTTATGAAGACCATAATCATGATTTTTAAGAGTAACCACTTCTTAACTGCAACGAATACAAGACCACAAAATTTAATGCCCTAATGTGTTTTCAAGGGTTTGTTTTCTTCAGTAGTCGACTCAAAGGTTTATGTGACATTGCATTTCTAGTTTTACAATTAGTGAAAACTTACAATGGTGGTTACTTACTACAGGTCTGGAAATAacgaaaaaataaacataaacttTGAAGACATTTATGTCTCCCAAATCGATTATCTCAAACTTGGAAGTGTAGCTCACATGTTGAATAAAACTAAAGCTCATATTTGCTCATAATTTAGCTGGGCGTGtacaaagtaattaaaaaaaaaatgctcaaAATTAAGATTACAAAAAGGAACGTACGGGAGTGAAAAAATCAGAACGTGGAGACAGTTTTAAGTTTTGTCACTGCAACGAACCAGCAACAAAACTTTAAACTGTTTCCTGAGAAAAAATCAGTGTTGATATTTACACTTAGAGGAGGTTAAGATGAATAATCAGTTTGGAGGAAACACTCATAAGCAGTTCCGTGTAGTGTCTTGTTCACGTCATCCCAATTTTTAATGTGATCTGACAATGATCCTCTGTGTATCTTAATCTGACGGCTTGTTAATTCCCTCGGTGGCAATCCTAAAAAATCTTGTACGTCTTTCAGCTTCTGAATAAATGtgaaacatatataaattgttaacttcaaatgtatatataaattcattttcaaGAAACAAAAGTTTGCCATATCATCCATGTTGCAGTTAGGATTAGTGAAAATGATTCTTCATTATTTCACAGACACCACTAAGTGCGTGCAGGAAAATGACTTGAGGGAGAGAAGGAAGAAACTTTGGTAAAATTTGTGTGATAAAATTGACTTCCTAGATTATCATATAACAGTTTTTGCTCATAAATGGTGCTCGAATAACGCATCCAAAAAGGTAATTGTCGAAACTTTTAGTACAAAATGAAGGAGTTTGTATTGAGGCACTTACAGTACGATTTGTAATTAAATCTTCATAGTACAGGATCATATGCCTATTGATGCTGAAGTATTCTAAAGCCTTTGCAGTTCTCATCTCCATATCCTTCAAATCAGCCAGTAATGATGTAGAATTAATGATAGGCTTGTACTTTGAAAGAGTTTCCGCCTAAAAGAAGAACAAATGAGTTTCGTTTTTTGTTAAAGATATCAagggaaagagagagagagagagagagaaagagaccTCTTGTGTGGAATGTACATGAGATTTATGAGCTCCATTCAAAAGTTTAGCATATCGGTCATAGGAGTTGGCAAGCATTGATACCATTCTGCGTAATAAGTTTCTTCGAAAAAGAAATATGACAGAAACACCTCTACGGTTGAAATAATCTGCTACTTCCTTCGGGTGCTCCATTAATCCCTGCACAAAATCACAACTCTTGATGCTATTACTAAACACAAATCTATAGAAAACAAATGCAAAGCCTGAGCCACAAAGGCATTCATAATGTTAATCCAGTGGTTTCCAAAGCAACACAATTTAGCCTCCTATCTGCTTCATGTTCTCATTTAATGATACAATCAATAACCTTTTTTGGACATTGCACCGACCGATCTCAATTCATATAAGAAATCACAGGTGATCTGTTCAAACACGAGGGTACCACTACACTACATTACACAGTATTATGTTATTACAGAGGATTAAAAAATGACAAGGACCTCAGGTGTAATTTCACTAAAACCTCCGGGGGTATAAGCATAATTTTCCCaatatttaattgtattaaCATTCACCGAAGTGGCCCTACTCTGTTCAATGATCATAACTGGTAGACAGAAATTGATAACAATGTTCCAGAGTCTCAGAAAAAGTACTTGTCCTCAAAGTCAAGCACATGGGTCAAGTTTCACTCAGATCCTTCACATCCAATGCATGATGCGGTGGGGGGCattaaaattacattgaaaCCTAAGCCATTAATACCAGGGTATTTATGCCTACAAAACAAATAACCTTTCCTCTTTCTTGAAACACTTATAAACCAGATCACCACACTCTGGAACAAGACTCAAAAGTGAGCACTTTTACCTGATTAAGCATCCACTTCAATCCAATTGCAGCTGAGCACTCATTCTTGGAAGCACTACTGAACCAATCCAGGTTGTAAACTTTATCCAAAGTCTGCACAATGGTAGAAACATTTACTCTTCTCTCTCTAACAGAAAAAATCTCCCCATTGGAGCTCACATTAATATGGCTATTCAAAAGGGTCTCAAACCACCCACTGCCTGATCTCTGATTTGACAAAATAGCAAAGAACCGCACAGGATTCCCAGCACACTCACTCCTACCAAAGCCAAAAGTCAATTAACAAGACCCCAACCAATCCAAAAATTACCATAAAACACAGAAACTTCTTCACATTACCTGTTGAAAGACACGGGATTGGGGTAATGCAACAAAGGAACATCTGTTAGGCCCAATCTATTCCGCAAAGGCTTCTCACTTTGCAACTCCATAAGCATAGTCCTAGCATGAGTGCTTATCTGCTTCAGACACACGGAACAGATAAAGACACCGCACACCATTGAAAAGATCAACACCGACATCCTTAACAGCAAAGGCGATTTCTTCGGAGGCTTTATAACCAGAATGTCCTACAACCGAAGTAAGAGAAAAACATTGCAACCATATCAGAGGAAAGAAAAAGGATACAGGTGAAAATAAAAATCGGTGCTTCAAAGGATGAAAAGACAGTAATTTTAGAAGTAGTTGTTCCAGTCACACAAGTCCATCAAAAGAAAGTTACATTTAAGACTAATGAGTCAGATCGAGACATGCAGAGGGAGCTCAAAgcattcatttttttcctttcccGGTTTGATCAGAGTGAAAGcaataaatttgaaacaaaagtGTGAGGAGGGACAGATAAGGTAAGAGGCAGTTCCAGCGTGtttgaaaagttttgaaaatggaAACAAATCAAAAACAGAGGCATGATGGTAACTTGGAAGGGTTGCTAAAAAAAGTAACACATTGTTGCTCACAGCAGAAAGGACAAATGATTTTATTAAGTGAGGACCGCGAAGTAGCACCTTGTTGAAGAAACACATGTCTTTTAGTACCATTGCTGTTCCGGAAGAaacaagagagagagagaacaaTAACTGGAGTTGAAGGTTTGAAATAGCAGAGGAAAAGTGGAGTTGAGTTGAGGAACCAGAAAACCTATACACGTCAGctccaacaaaaatatttatacaagaGTATCTTAATTGTACGACCGGGGTGAGATTGAggtaattatcatttttaatcaatttttgttaatgataaataatatgTTCTAAGAAATCCATTATATTATTTGGAGgggttttttagaaaatatttagtGTTATGTCATgagaaatttcaaaataatgatttttttttttttgaaaatttaaaatacgtTATAATGAAAAGTATTGTGTGTAGtgaattttttaagaaaatttgaaaagtcagagtatttgaatttataaagttccaattttaccaaaaaattaaaaaataaataaaatatttcaaaattattcgtgattattttttctttctttctttttatctccatctctttttatttttaccattttctcgtctttttttcttcctctcgATCAACATTGACGTAAATTATGCCAGTTTTTATATCTTTgtaactaaatattaaaattaattttgaatggcTAAATGTTccaaaataaattgatgatGGTTTTCAATAATAtgcaatatttaaatttaaaaattttaaatgtatatttaaagaagttacttaaaaaattaaattatctcgTCAGAAGTAAGAATTTAACATTGAGAAGTGATTTAAATTTCATACTttctgaaattttaatattatttatcaaaatacgaattaaccaaaattttagttcttttaGCAAGTGCCTTAAACAATATGTGGGGTATTTCTAATTATGACATTATACCAAacgtaatttttgttttaatatgtttttctatatttaaaacaaaccccgttatttcttaaaaatatatattggtcttttgtaattttaaataattcagaTTTTGAGAATAAGTTGAATTGTTAATTCAGTTCAAAGGtgttacttaaaaaaaaaaacagttcaaagattgaattattattgtaaatttgtaattattaaggGCATGTTTATAGTTCAAACTTCTATTAAACTCAATTTATTAATTCACAAATTTTGAGCTCGATTGGCAAATAGGTTGTTTCactgaaaaaataaacatgtcaAGAAGATTAATTCTTTGGATCACAAAACTTATTAAAGTggattttcctttatttttcaagaaaaaaatagctatctacaaaattaaaaaaagtatcatCAATGCTTTCAAAAGATGAACACAGTTATATCTTCTCATTGTGTATGATAATGACATTGATGATCCAATTTATGTGTTTATATATGTGACAAGACAAACAACTAAATTTGTGTTAAGTGGTGCAAcaataacaatgataataatcTATATTATGGGATAGTTTGTTGTAttgctttttttcattttagtgcGACATTAAAATTGTTTCATTGCCGATATTTTTATCACAcgtgttatattatatatcataaatGCTTTATTTTCGTGCGAAGCAAATACTCAAATGTCAATAAATCTCGAAGGTTGTCATATTCAAAATGACTTGGTCTGCAGTTTGATTTCAATGGCACTGGATAAAGTAAAGTCGCATTCTCTCTTTCAAAGCATCACcttaaatcaataaaataatttgaaaattctaataaaaaatgagGCAAGTGGCTGAATACCAAAGTATGTGAAATAAGCAGACATGACTCATTGGggttaattttgtttaagttttcaattaaaaaacatgTGTGGTAAGAgatgattttatgatttaaacaTGTAACTGAAGTTTTATCTTGTTCTATGGAAATCATATTTCTAAATATGacttaagttttaattttaggaTACTTACGGATTAAACCacacttttacttttatttataaaaacagaatttctgttttttaaattttaacacaaaAGTTGTGCTTATAGACGTGTTTGCAGCTTATTCATTttcgtattttttttaaaaaggaacTCAATGATGCAAAGCGACTTTTATTTAGTTAGGAATATTATTGATAACTTGACCTTgacctaaatttttaaaagattggGTACTTCAAAACGATGTTTCCATTTTTGGCCTTTAATTTTTTCTCTAGTAATATCTTTTACAAGTGTCTCTTTGTCTTTTAGTTTCTGAATCATCATTAGTATTAGAACTACTGGTATAATTACTTGTCATTGAAATGCTACCTAATTACTTCCGTAGTTATggaaataaacataattttgagTAGTTTAAGTatcttatttgataatttttttaactagttACAATTacttttttgtactttttttataaacatgtttttaagggtaaatacatatttttttattgaaaaataaataaataaatcagtCGGTGGTAGACCTTTGTCGCAAATTCATTGAATTGAATTGGTTGGAAACATGGTGACGGAGTCCAGGTAAGCACAATATGGGAGATATAAAGATGAAACATGGATGAATTCAAACTTTCGACTCTATAAATTTGTACAGCTTTTACCAATCAATGGCTTGTACCAAATCCACTAAtgatactttaatatatataaatcaagaTGTTTGATCAAATTAAAAGTttcataattatgttttatttaaatttttgcaaGTTATGCCCTTTGTAACTAGTGATGAGGTGTATGAAACATACTTAAATGTTtataattctttatattttatataaaccatTGAATTTATAAGAACATAATTGTAGTTTGTTGGTCATTTTTAAGTAtctgattaaattttaaaaaaatattgataatttatcataaagtttaattaaattttaaataatcatcAAAGATGATACGAAACTTCCTACCATTTCAGTATTAGAATGATTGTAGTTTAACTTTATATTTACCACtcaaatacataatatttacaaaatagaaaattatttatctttccTATTATTCTATATAACCATTGTTTGGACAATACATTCAAATAGTTAAATGCATATGTGCAGAGTAACCGACTAAGTTTTACACGATTAGGATGAAAATGGGACTCGACAAGATAAAAATTAACTATTCCATATCtattttatagaaataattCATCATCATTCTCATACTCATATTCAACGGATATTAAACTTTTGTATCATCTCTATTCCCATCGAATAATGGTTATATATTCATATCCGTAActattttcttactattttaatattaattaattattttttataaaataataaaaaattacggtaaagaaaatataatattatcaaatattcaatattaaatgcATAATTGTTTCatcgatatcaaatatttataaaaaaattataattatatacatttcaaattagaataccaaataaattgTACGAGAAGCAAAACAttcattaaattttcaaatattaattaaattttcaaatattaatgaaacctagttaataaaatttaaaagtatttttaagaaatataaaagaaaaacaaatactcaaattaaaatattttttaaatgtttgtttatttcaatttttttaagtctaatgaatctcttttttatacaccaataaaagttataatacatcacttgatcaaaatcacgtaaagaataaagattacattaaaaataatagaagtttaacatagatcttgtatcttttgaacttcaatatatgttgaatggtgataaaaaaaattcatgacaattacattaaatttttatattatagtaaataaaatttatttatacaattatagtgacaaaattatagtatgatgatgagttagaaaataaaatataattatataaagtatatcaaaatagtattctacatgataaaaataaataacaaataaaaatattaaaatattattaaatgtgtgtcttagGAACAATTTGAGAGAGTATTGAATGAAATCGCACaaagtaaaacaaatatataaattaaaagtatgataagatgaaaaataccttaaagaTCTAAGAACATTTTCCAAATATTAACATAGTCAATGGTtaagaaataatgaaaattgttttagcaaaacaaaaaagttctttgaatggaataaaaattaataataatagaataaagaagataaatttgttatattaactagcaaatgaaaggtttatggtattaaacacttaaattgagagtgttaaatattctaatgtgaaagaaaaatatacaataaaaaaatattaaaaaagaataaaaatatttaattgacatagatcaattgaacataattttgcataaagatgatgataagatgaaaaatatattgaaaatataaatgaatttcataaaaaatcaaataattagaaaaatgaaaaaataaaaagtgtgtagtaatatatatatatatatatatatatatatatatatatatatatatataaatttaaacggGGATGAGAATATGGCGGGGACAAGTATTATGGTGGGTATGAACACAAGGACGAGACaaatatgtacatcctcatactcaattgaaaaagtcgaaGATTCTACATATCCATGCTCAATCAATGTAGAGATTCCCGTCATGGGTTTAGACAATACccataaaaacatatttatttgtcat contains:
- the LOC114177156 gene encoding uncharacterized protein LOC114177156 isoform X2 translates to MVLKDMCFFNKDILVIKPPKKSPLLLRMSVLIFSMVCGVFICSVCLKQISTHARTMLMELQSEKPLRNRLGLTDVPLLHYPNPVSFNRSECAGNPVRFFAILSNQRSGSGWFETLLNSHINVSSNGEIFSVRERRVNVSTIVQTLDKVYNLDWFSSASKNECSAAIGLKWMLNQGLMEHPKEVADYFNRRGVSVIFLFRRNLLRRMVSMLANSYDRYAKLLNGAHKSHVHSTQEAETLSKYKPIINSTSLLADLKDMEMRTAKALEYFSINRHMILYYEDLITNRTKLKDVQDFLGLPPRELTSRQIKIHRGSLSDHIKNWDDVNKTLHGTAYECFLQTDYSS
- the LOC114177156 gene encoding uncharacterized protein LOC114177156 isoform X1; its protein translation is MNALSSLCMSRSDSLVLNDILVIKPPKKSPLLLRMSVLIFSMVCGVFICSVCLKQISTHARTMLMELQSEKPLRNRLGLTDVPLLHYPNPVSFNRSECAGNPVRFFAILSNQRSGSGWFETLLNSHINVSSNGEIFSVRERRVNVSTIVQTLDKVYNLDWFSSASKNECSAAIGLKWMLNQGLMEHPKEVADYFNRRGVSVIFLFRRNLLRRMVSMLANSYDRYAKLLNGAHKSHVHSTQEAETLSKYKPIINSTSLLADLKDMEMRTAKALEYFSINRHMILYYEDLITNRTKLKDVQDFLGLPPRELTSRQIKIHRGSLSDHIKNWDDVNKTLHGTAYECFLQTDYSS